One genomic window of bacterium includes the following:
- a CDS encoding MBL fold metallo-hydrolase, which yields MKGGKVKKILDERGLQVIRGQLGPWETNAYVLKHISSQEALLIDAPWDPEWLLGEVAHCQVVGILLTHIHPDHVGALPEVRTATRAPVGVHVLEPGAMELKPEIHLEDGQVVALGEARLKVLHTPGHTEGSCSFVLDELLAFCGDTVFPGGPGRTWSPEGFQSLLESLEKKIFTLAPEILLLPGHGEGITVRDSFWEYRQFLAKGFQPGLWGEIRWDGS from the coding sequence ATGAAGGGGGGGAAGGTTAAAAAGATCCTGGATGAGCGAGGACTACAGGTAATAAGAGGGCAATTGGGACCCTGGGAGACCAATGCCTATGTTCTGAAACATATCTCCAGCCAAGAGGCCTTGCTCATAGATGCACCATGGGATCCTGAGTGGCTCTTGGGGGAGGTGGCCCATTGCCAGGTGGTGGGAATCCTGCTTACCCATATTCATCCGGACCATGTGGGGGCCCTCCCAGAGGTGCGCACAGCCACAAGAGCACCAGTGGGAGTTCATGTCTTGGAGCCTGGGGCAATGGAACTGAAACCCGAAATCCATCTGGAGGATGGACAGGTGGTTGCACTGGGTGAGGCCAGGCTGAAAGTTCTTCACACCCCGGGCCATACCGAGGGAAGTTGCAGCTTTGTGCTGGATGAGCTCTTGGCCTTCTGTGGGGACACCGTGTTCCCAGGAGGCCCGGGGCGGACGTGGAGCCCGGAAGGCTTCCAATCACTCCTGGAAAGTCTGGAAAAGAAGATTTTCACCCTGGCTCCGGAGATCCTGCTTTTGCCCGGCCATGGGGAGGGCATAACAGTCAGGGATTCTTTTTGGGAATACAGGCAATTCTTGGCCAAAGGGTTTCAACCCGGGCTCTGGGGAGAAATACGCTGGGATGGATCCTGA
- a CDS encoding bifunctional nuclease domain-containing protein — translation MSGLARLSELLLPGMVSWLFVLMWLLTAIPAWGDFQRVKVQAVVRDPRTAQPVVLLTDPSGRRTMPIWIGEAEAMALEAAMGGHVSKRPLTHDLLASVINRLEASLEEVRVTELKEEIYYALILLKGPKGLIQVDARPSDALVLAVKTMKPVSVERSLFETKSLSMTGSLIELYGLEVQELDQQLSLALGHKGKGVLVAHVFSETPAQRGGIQPGDILEKIEGRILESPEELEEALQSSQGKMRLELFRKGKRLELVIPPVPKR, via the coding sequence ATGTCTGGATTGGCCAGGCTGTCAGAACTTCTCCTGCCAGGGATGGTCTCATGGCTCTTTGTGCTCATGTGGCTTTTGACAGCAATCCCAGCTTGGGGGGATTTCCAGCGGGTGAAGGTGCAGGCAGTGGTGAGAGATCCCCGTACGGCCCAGCCTGTGGTTTTGTTAACAGATCCGAGCGGAAGGAGAACCATGCCCATATGGATAGGAGAGGCAGAGGCCATGGCTCTGGAGGCAGCCATGGGGGGACATGTCTCCAAGAGGCCCCTTACCCATGACCTGCTGGCCTCGGTCATAAACCGCCTGGAGGCTTCACTGGAAGAGGTCAGGGTGACAGAACTCAAAGAGGAGATCTACTATGCCCTGATCTTACTCAAAGGACCCAAAGGACTCATCCAGGTGGATGCCCGCCCCAGCGATGCATTGGTCTTGGCTGTTAAGACCATGAAACCAGTCTCAGTGGAAAGATCTCTTTTTGAAACCAAGAGCTTGAGCATGACGGGCTCTCTCATTGAGCTCTACGGTTTGGAGGTGCAGGAGCTGGACCAGCAGCTGAGCCTGGCGCTGGGGCACAAGGGTAAGGGTGTTCTGGTTGCCCATGTGTTTTCCGAAACCCCGGCCCAAAGGGGAGGGATCCAGCCAGGAGACATTCTGGAGAAGATTGAGGGCAGGATCTTGGAAAGCCCTGAGGAATTGGAAGAGGCCCTGCAATCTTCTCAAGGGAAAATGAGGCTGGAATTATTTAGGAAAGGCAAGAGGCTGGAGCTGGTTATTCCCCCAGTGCCCAAGAGGTGA